The Flavobacteriales bacterium genome segment CGGCTTCTTACCTCGACGGCAGGTGTTACATTTTGGACAGCTTTCTTCCAAACATCTAAGGGTGATTCGTCTTCTACACGAGTATCAACAATTGCAAGAGCATCGTAGAATATTTTAAAAGCTGTTGATTTTTTACCATCATACATCATATTATTAACGAACTGTGTTACCATAGTATCATTAAACTTTGCATCAGGCAATAATCTTCTTTTTTTAGCTGGACTTTTTCTCATTGTTTTATATACTTAAGCTAAAATTATTTTTTAGGTTGTTTAGTACCATACTTAGACCTTCTTTGTGTTCTACCATCAACACCAGCAGTGTCTAAGGCACCTCTCACAATGTGATAACGAACACCAGGTAAATCTTTTACCCTTCCACCTCTTACAAGCACAATAGAGTGTTCTTGTAAGTTGTGTCCTTCACCTCCAATGTAGGCATTGACTTCGTTACCGTTAGTTAATCTTACCCTAGC includes the following:
- a CDS encoding 30S ribosomal protein S12 codes for the protein MPTIQQLVRKGRTKITKKSKSIALASCPQRRGVCTRVYTTTPKKPNSAMRKVARVRLTNGNEVNAYIGGEGHNLQEHSIVLVRGGRVKDLPGVRYHIVRGALDTAGVDGRTQRRSKYGTKQPKK